One window of Candidatus Nitrospira kreftii genomic DNA carries:
- a CDS encoding hypothetical protein (conserved exported protein of unknown function) — translation MDCRIRTFATIVLGAVLIAPSVQADDVRPTITVGTQEVGLTAGYMFSHRLTELHKTKQHGPAVMPSWMMTITDPIGDSWYRGQVSLGAEMVYLEFREPLVTHGIGFTPRIKYTFVALGRLRPYAEFAGGPFWTDLGGRIREQANEFNFVLVGGVGVSWFLTSQLAVNAGYRFHHISNAGTAFPNLGLNASLPFGGFSFYF, via the coding sequence ATGGATTGTCGCATTCGCACCTTCGCCACTATAGTACTCGGCGCCGTTCTGATAGCACCCAGCGTCCAAGCCGACGATGTCAGGCCAACCATCACGGTCGGGACACAAGAAGTCGGACTCACGGCCGGCTATATGTTCTCGCACCGGCTCACAGAACTGCACAAGACCAAACAGCACGGACCGGCCGTGATGCCGTCGTGGATGATGACGATCACCGATCCCATCGGTGACAGCTGGTACCGAGGGCAAGTCTCGCTTGGAGCGGAGATGGTGTACCTGGAGTTCCGAGAGCCGCTGGTAACGCATGGCATCGGATTCACACCGAGGATTAAGTACACATTCGTCGCCTTGGGGCGTCTTCGGCCGTATGCGGAATTCGCCGGCGGGCCATTCTGGACGGATCTTGGCGGACGCATTCGCGAACAAGCCAATGAGTTCAACTTTGTACTCGTCGGGGGAGTGGGCGTGTCCTGGTTCCTGACGTCCCAACTTGCCGTCAACGCCGGCTACCGCTTCCATCATATCTCCAACGCCGGGACGGCATTCCCGAATCTTGGGCTGAATGCAAGCCTGCCATTTGGTGGCTTCTCATTTTATTTCTGA
- a CDS encoding hypothetical protein (conserved protein of unknown function): MKPLADTLHARLAEAKRGSRTTNSMSDDDKHRARIFLHRGDLVQARAAWEAAVADDRGAVNQQALSASLGNLGNTCALMNEFTRAEDCYREVLQIQRTEHNLTAVAHTLVNLGNLHIASDHPEKARPYYLEAMDLLRQLQDNRGLGILYNNLALQEARDGQWDQAVASFKQALDHHRTVGNEEGLAVTYSQLGKCYLDHGDLVRAERCLNNASEHYIKLGNEPAEAAVLRLLAKVYETRQDYTSALRCLDRVVALDQRYALPELQADSDHLSHLKASK; the protein is encoded by the coding sequence ATGAAACCATTGGCCGATACGCTTCACGCTCGCCTCGCTGAGGCGAAGCGGGGTTCACGGACAACAAATTCCATGTCGGACGACGATAAACATCGAGCCCGGATTTTTCTCCATCGGGGAGATCTGGTTCAGGCTCGCGCTGCGTGGGAAGCAGCGGTGGCCGATGATCGAGGTGCCGTCAATCAACAGGCGCTCTCGGCTTCTCTCGGCAACCTCGGCAATACCTGCGCGCTCATGAATGAGTTTACCCGTGCAGAAGACTGCTATCGAGAAGTGCTCCAGATCCAACGAACCGAGCACAATCTCACGGCCGTAGCCCACACCTTAGTCAACCTCGGCAATCTTCATATCGCGTCTGATCATCCTGAGAAAGCACGTCCCTACTATCTTGAAGCCATGGATCTTTTGCGCCAACTTCAAGACAACCGAGGACTCGGGATTCTTTACAATAACCTCGCACTCCAAGAGGCCCGAGACGGCCAATGGGACCAAGCCGTGGCGTCGTTTAAACAGGCCCTCGACCATCATCGAACGGTGGGCAACGAAGAAGGACTCGCTGTCACATATAGCCAACTTGGGAAATGCTATCTCGATCACGGAGACCTCGTTAGAGCCGAGCGTTGCCTCAACAACGCCTCTGAACACTACATCAAGCTCGGCAACGAACCGGCCGAAGCCGCAGTTCTCCGCCTCCTCGCCAAGGTGTACGAGACACGTCAGGATTACACTTCTGCGCTGCGATGTCTCGATCGTGTGGTCGCTCTCGATCAGCGCTATGCATTGCCCGAGTTACAGGCCGACTCAGACCATCTCTCACACCTCAAGGCAAGCAAATAG
- a CDS encoding hypothetical protein (conserved protein of unknown function), translated as MRFDPALAAQDAFSQSERELGSDWDHAVQLEETFSSNAGATAREAYEGLLALAQRHPKAHSFQAFCIYITWQQVTEETIARHFETGLKLCEAYLVKREARSDQDIDQIEELYRSFQAGLGLEEQDELQIEFTRDTPKGGD; from the coding sequence ATGCGCTTTGATCCTGCCCTAGCCGCACAAGACGCATTCAGCCAATCCGAACGTGAACTCGGCTCGGACTGGGACCACGCCGTTCAGCTCGAAGAGACGTTTTCTTCCAATGCCGGTGCAACTGCCCGTGAGGCCTACGAGGGACTGCTGGCGCTCGCGCAACGCCATCCCAAGGCCCACTCGTTCCAGGCTTTCTGCATCTACATCACCTGGCAGCAAGTGACGGAGGAGACGATTGCCCGGCACTTTGAGACAGGCCTGAAGCTGTGTGAGGCGTATCTCGTGAAGCGTGAAGCGCGCTCGGATCAAGATATTGATCAGATTGAAGAGTTGTATCGTTCGTTTCAAGCTGGGTTAGGCCTGGAAGAGCAAGATGAGCTACAGATCGAATTTACGCGTGACACGCCAAAGGGGGGAGACTGA
- a CDS encoding putative 5'(3')-deoxyribonucleotidase — MSPSDLDQSDVFILGVDLDGVCDDFYAGIRPIAAEWLGVAEDSLETNVSYGLPEWGIDKAPGGYLDFHKFAVTQRDLFKRLVPINGCPQVLRHLSKRDVRIRIITHRLYIKYFHKQAISQTIDWLDSHGIPYWDLCFMQHKTHVGANLYIEDSEKHIREYRNSGSECIIFTNTTNSHLEGLRANDWKEIQEIVIDRYGGVESHTEIVPWSETLQHELLKH; from the coding sequence ATGAGTCCATCTGATCTAGACCAATCTGATGTCTTCATTCTTGGTGTCGACCTTGATGGCGTGTGCGACGATTTCTACGCAGGAATTCGACCGATCGCAGCCGAATGGCTTGGGGTAGCCGAAGATTCATTAGAAACAAACGTCAGCTACGGCCTACCGGAATGGGGCATCGATAAAGCACCTGGTGGCTATCTAGACTTTCACAAGTTTGCGGTTACTCAGAGAGACTTGTTCAAACGTCTGGTTCCTATCAATGGGTGCCCACAGGTACTGAGGCATCTGTCAAAAAGAGACGTTCGCATCCGAATAATTACACACCGTCTTTACATCAAGTACTTTCACAAGCAAGCAATCTCACAAACCATAGATTGGCTTGATTCGCATGGTATCCCGTATTGGGACCTCTGTTTCATGCAGCACAAGACTCACGTTGGTGCAAATCTCTATATTGAGGATTCAGAGAAGCATATCCGTGAGTATCGGAACTCTGGAAGTGAATGCATCATCTTTACCAACACTACAAATTCTCATCTTGAAGGTCTACGAGCCAATGACTGGAAGGAGATTCAAGAAATTGTCATAGACAGATATGGGGGGGTGGAAAGCCACACAGAAATAGTTCCCTGGAGTGAAACCTTGCAACACGAATTACTGAAACATTGA